In Trueperella pecoris, the DNA window TCCCTTTTCGTCGGCATAATAGCGGGCACGCGGAATCGCCTGCGGGGCCTCCTCCTGAATCCAGCGCACCATCTCCTCACGGACGTGATTGCGCAGGTCAGTGAGCGTGGGCGAGTTCTTGGCCGAGACCACGCACCGCAGATTGATCCGGTCGGTGGCCGAGGCATCGGCAACCTGGAGCACGCCAGTTCGCCCGTCCCACAGATCCGTCTTGGAAAGGATCTGTTCGAGGCGCAGCCGAGCGGCGTCGATCGGGACGGCCCAGTCCGCAGTAATAATGACGTCACCCGTCATGTCCGGTGCTCGGCGCGTCCAGTTCTCGAACGATTGCGTGGTCATGATCGTGGAGGGCACGATTATCCGGCGCCCGTCCCACACCGCCAGCACCACATACGTGAGCGTAATTTCCTCGACGGTGGTGTAGTTACCATTGTGAATCACGATGTCGCCAACGCGGATCGAATCCGTGAACGCCAGCTGAAGACCTGCGAAAACATTACTCAGGGTCGTTTGCGCAGCAAGACCGGCAACCACCGAAATGATTCCCGCCGATGCCAAGATGGAGGCACCAGCCGCGCGAGCGCCCGGGAAGGTGAGCAAAACACCCGCAATTCCAAGTAGCCATACGGAGGCAATGATGACGCGACGCAGAATCTGAGTCTGGGTCTTCACCCGGGCGGCGCGCCCCTCGGACGTCTCCGCCATGCGGTTGTTGATCGCATGCGTCACGCCATCGACAAGTCCAGCCAACGCCCACGTGGCAACAACAAGGAAAAGAATAACAAACGCGTGCTCTACCCAAGCGAGCCATTCCGGAGCAGCAGCTGGCATAACCTCGAGCCGGTAATGAAAACCCAACCAGGCGCCGAGCACCGCAAATAGCATCTCCACGCGCCTGCTGACAGCGCTATAGATTGGATCATACTTGCTTCGACGCGCGAGTACTCGCAATATAGCGATAAAAACTAGGCCTGCAAGCAGACCCAGCAGCAAGCCAGCCCCTATCGTGGCGATCATCTTCACGGCGTCGAAGGTCGCTTCGACAGCCGTCTCCACAACGTCTTTCCTGGTCGCGTCACCGCCGGGATCGGTCGTCGCCATCAAGGGCTCATAGACAAAGAGGTTCATATGACAAGGCTAAATGACCCCTCCGACAAAAAGACCTCCTTTTCGCTCACAACTCAGCTTCCTCTTTCGGTCTAGGTCCGACGTCGTCACCACACCTTGCGCCCGATCGCGGACAGCCCCGCCACCTGGGACCACTCACAACCAACCGCAATCAACTGGCACAGGCCCACTCGTCCAACCCGCCCGCGACCAATCCAGCAAACCTCATGTCAACGTGCAAACCTCGTGTCAACCGACATGGTCTCATGGACAAAAGCGCAACGGTGCGACCGTTACGCGCCTGAGCTGGGT includes these proteins:
- a CDS encoding mechanosensitive ion channel family protein, which encodes MNLFVYEPLMATTDPGGDATRKDVVETAVEATFDAVKMIATIGAGLLLGLLAGLVFIAILRVLARRSKYDPIYSAVSRRVEMLFAVLGAWLGFHYRLEVMPAAAPEWLAWVEHAFVILFLVVATWALAGLVDGVTHAINNRMAETSEGRAARVKTQTQILRRVIIASVWLLGIAGVLLTFPGARAAGASILASAGIISVVAGLAAQTTLSNVFAGLQLAFTDSIRVGDIVIHNGNYTTVEEITLTYVVLAVWDGRRIIVPSTIMTTQSFENWTRRAPDMTGDVIITADWAVPIDAARLRLEQILSKTDLWDGRTGVLQVADASATDRINLRCVVSAKNSPTLTDLRNHVREEMVRWIQEEAPQAIPRARYYADEKGDLRQRNEQTMARLLEREEDKPPVFEPEPEFGVAHHDTQETEVMSARDVEKLLRISVAEREAELDDRDVPNVEDPSPKSTTVKSAIFSGSPEAEERAKVFAGPGDEAYEERKRKLEETREDMQTEETDPDLKERQ